The genomic segment GTTCTAGACTACTTGTTCTAGTGCATATCTTCTTAGTCTCATAATTCTCAACACGCTAACCCCAAAACAAAAAATGGTTGCAGATGAAGTACTAAACCTCTTTGATTCTCAACAcgccaaaacaaaaacaaaactaaaGTTTCTTCTCTGATTCTCAGTTCTCTCCAAGCTCAGTTCTCAATCTCAACACGCCAAAGCTTCAAACCATTATCTCTGGAAAAGAAGTGAGAGATTTTTCAGAAGAGGAAGGAAGTAATTACAGGTCAACTACTACTGAGGAAGGAAGGAGAAAAATTGGGGCTAGTAGTAAAAGCTTGTCTGACCTTGAGTTTGAGGAGCTTAAAGGGTTTATGGATCTGGGTTTTGTTTTTACTAAGGAGGAATGTAGAGATTCGAACCTGATTTCTATTATCCCTGGCTTACAAAGATTTGTAGAGAAAAAACAAAGTGATGTTATTAGGCCCAATAACAGAGGAAAAGATCATGATCAAGGGAGTTCGGTTTCGAAGCCTTATTTATCTGAGGCTTGGGATGTTTTGGATAttaaaagaaagaaggagaagtcTCCATTGATGAATTGGAAGTTAACTGAAACTGGTAGTGAAATCGACATGAAAGATCAACTCAAGTTTTGGGCTCATTCGGTTGCATCCACTATAAGATAACACAAGTGtttgatatttttcttttctGTTTAATCAAACAGAAAAACTTGCCTGAATTCTATAGTTTAAACAACTGATTTCTATGTGATAATTCACTTGTTTTCTCTGTTAACTAAACTGACATATCTTAGAACTGATCTATGCTCTATGCTCTAACACAGTCAGAAAACCATGTTGAGTAATAGGTACTAATGCATCTCAACTGATCTGTTTTAGAACTAATGCTAATAAAACTATACTCACCTTAAgtgcataaacacagagattgTCTCAACAACAAATTTCTCTTAGCTGAACCAAgcaagtttagattacaacaatCAGCCTTATTGCCCTCAACAAACCCACATAAAACccacaacacaaaacaaataaccaGTAGCAAAAACAACTAAACCAAGAAAGCAATCCAAACCCAAACCCATATCAGAAAAACCAACAAGTTACAGAGACCCGCATACGAATCATCGACCTATAAGCAACAAGTCATGTAAAAGCACAATCCCATTTCTCGATCCATCAAAAAGCATTACAAAACTATTGAGGATTCGAGAATCATTATCAGTCTGAGAATAACACTTAATATGtagtgtagcacccacattactttgatataatatagccaataatcacatgattgcattgcattacatatcatacaatatgtataatttgagcatatgcatattcttataagtgttttcatgtataagtataaaagttgtgtatgtgatgtctatatctatgctcaatattattaaccttgtggcatttgagttgtcttttatgggtgtttgatgtgctcaagatataagaaagtatgaaaaatatggacaaggcatgaaatTAAGTGataaaagtgagatatagaaggcaaaataggttaagtagtgaaaaatagtacaatgtcgattactagtatttcggtgtaaaattgagtatttatggatttaccaaatgtaatctgttaacccaagatatgtttccaagagggggggtgaattggaaatttaaattaatttcggaaatttaaaacttaatatgccaaattatgcaataaatcaaattaatcaagtaaaaacaaataatatggcaatcaaatatatatagcaaataatcaaatttgtaatgtaaagagttgaaggttaagaaatcgcaaactcttgaattttacaaggttcggtagaactaagccacctacgtccttggtcttcaaagctataaacctagctttgagttcaactatcgagccaagttagcgggcttgactaacccttataaccgggaatttttcaccaaggtatttccaaacctcttacaatagttttccaccaccaaggactatcaacctctttttcggattgttgaagtgccaatctcactctaaccgggttgtttacaaaactggtgccaacctcacctcaatcacaatatgagaatgtgtttgatattacaagcaaaaatcactctagaagtatgataatacaatgagaaacctagagtgattagcaagcacacttagaagaaataaatacaaattttggctcaagtgtgtgaaaatgtgtttggatgagttaaactttgaaagctctttgaaatcaatggatttgatttggtatatgtaataaatgctcagccaacaaccaactttgagtgaaaaacgagtttatatagagtttgggaaaaaactagccgtttatagccgttaggagttaattttcgaacctgtctgccgcgaaccggaagtccggatgaggaaccggaattccggttgcccatccggaattccggatggcaaacagagagcaaaatcagttttaagcctattttcccatttttcaattctttataacttttagctcgtttatccgatttcaaaaatttcgattgcgttacgaccgtatcgggatgtattttcttaaaagtgaatttaggataattatttctcattttaaaaaatcaccattttttagtgcttgagtgagccaaattctatacttatgacttaaagtatacttgcaatcactttacaagactaagaaattaagttaaacctttatcttgagtttcttgagtcttgaagtccatttcgggtcatttctggaaaacttggtaaaaagaccattttgcccttggtcataattttgactttgaagtgctaattcactttggttttttttgctacaaaatcaacaaatcattagtaacaaataataatcaaatatttgttaatcatcaaaacaaggagacttaagagtttgggtcaacataatcgaggtatgattaaggtctcattgatgatgtaaaaatggttttagaaccattagatcaattcttgatgggaggtatacataatcagtggtattgatgcaaagtcaaaacgagcttagcataagtgcgctacgctcgatcgggtaagcataactattgggtatgaagtcatatggacctaaggtttggtgtgagtgttttacacataaggataataggcctagcagatgattaagtcgaaattattgaagtgataaggttttcataagtcaaaaggtgaaatgatgagataaaaggtgtcaaattttgatacaataaggctaaatcattgaaaataaggaattttcatcaaccttatcactttgcacgaccattactctgaaaaacagagagaaaagaaaaccaaaaaccatttcttggctggtttgaagaaattctaaggagatccaagtgaaagcaaagccaaagaagtagattaagcttagttctagcctttttatggtaagttcttgtacttggaagttaaaccatgtttttgaatttttctgaaagcttatatatggtgttttatcttttttaagatatttcttggggtttccaagtggtttgaggtttagaaaagtttgaagagattgtttttgccgaaaagttgctcggtaagtgaaattttgtgttgtatgaggtttttggggttcttggagtacaagatgatttttggttatttgattgagtttataagagagtatatatgtttataaatgtttgaatagatgtGGAGAGTCATTTAATTTAGGTGATGATCtaggaaattagaattttatcaaaatcggtatatgataactttataatgaattatgttggtatttgagatatatatggttatggcagattatttgatgttgattattggttgattttgatatttgaggatagctaaaattaaggggaaactctgtcaaaatttctccaaatttctaagataaatctaatgctcgatctaggtggtttaaagCATTTTAGGCATGTCttgggtatgaaatttgatatgatgttttatgggtattttttaaaatgagagttcaatgtattactgccatcattatgatgagaaatccatgccattgccaggataagcacatcaatacctaagacaccacttgcTACATGGTGAATtatattttggacagaaggtaagtaaagtactcaactgcaacacaagaattacatgttatgtgaaagtatgcattatatgaatatttgtgAGTAattggtattaacatacattgacacttcatcataaatttgtatgcatggcataatagtgatatggtaaattattatatgatataagaccatgcatgatattatgatgattaatcaTATGATGCCTTTgtaagttttgtgcaacataaaagaaagttgtaataagaagtttaagttcagtgccactgttttgaaaaggcaaatgaaagtgttaataagtgtaaacggaggcctatagtaggcttatagtgg from the Humulus lupulus chromosome X, drHumLupu1.1, whole genome shotgun sequence genome contains:
- the LOC133805472 gene encoding uncharacterized protein LOC133805472, whose translation is MNFFSDSQFSPSSVLNLNTPKLQTIISGKEVRDFSEEEGSNYRSTTTEEGRRKIGASSKSLSDLEFEELKGFMDLGFVFTKEECRDSNLISIIPGLQRFVEKKQSDVIRPNNRGKDHDQGSSVSKPYLSEAWDVLDIKRKKEKSPLMNWKLTETGSEIDMKDQLKFWAHSVASTIR